In the Pseudoclavibacter endophyticus genome, TGGCTCTTCGCCGTCGAGTCGACCGATGTTGGCATCGAGAACCGGCTCGACACGTCCGGCGCCCTCGTCATGGGCCGCAGTACGTACGAGTGGCTGCTCGCGCACGAAGACGTGCTCGACAACCCCGAGAAGTGGCTCGGGTTCTCCGGTGAGCGTCCCGTGTTCCTGTTCACGACCAGCGAGGTGAAGCTGCCCGAGCGGAGCGATATCCGGGTCCGGCGCGGCGACGTGGCCGAGGTACTGCCTGAAATCCGCGAGGCTGCGGGCGACGCCGACGTGTGGATCGTCGGCGGGGGAGACCTCGCCGGCCAGTTCTCCGACGCGGGTGCGCTCGACGAGATCGAGTTGCACCTCATGCCCGTCGCGCTCGACGGCGGCCAGCCGGTGTTCCCGCGCCGCGTCGAATCGGATCGCCTCTCGCTCATTGATGCTCGCAAGGCCGGCCAGATCTCATGGCTGCGATTCGCGGTGGATGCTCCGGGCCGGGCAGACGCGTAGGGGCCA is a window encoding:
- a CDS encoding dihydrofolate reductase family protein → MTSFVYSTATTITGHIADQNHSLDWLFAVESTDVGIENRLDTSGALVMGRSTYEWLLAHEDVLDNPEKWLGFSGERPVFLFTTSEVKLPERSDIRVRRGDVAEVLPEIREAAGDADVWIVGGGDLAGQFSDAGALDEIELHLMPVALDGGQPVFPRRVESDRLSLIDARKAGQISWLRFAVDAPGRADA